In one Sphingomonas sp. S1-29 genomic region, the following are encoded:
- a CDS encoding FliH/SctL family protein produces MSEFTAGFASRHAQAGEALRRAFAPPEGFAPVDPGARVAQKAAPKQPRHFEPADRSAKPTQGWDMFDPEIEQPMAAPAPQPFVDPIAVAHDQGYAEGLAAARAEIEVTAARDRALVDALGRGLADAAHFDRERFAQQLRQTVLHLVTRLVGEIGVSPERLAGRIDAAVDLLADAAESSLVRMHPDDVRLVEGRLPASVFACGDPGIARGSFVIESASTIVEDGPEQWIEQLTAAIDRVPLPAQC; encoded by the coding sequence ATGTCTGAGTTCACCGCCGGCTTCGCCAGCCGTCATGCGCAGGCGGGCGAGGCGCTGCGCCGCGCCTTCGCGCCGCCCGAAGGATTTGCACCGGTCGATCCGGGTGCGCGGGTCGCGCAAAAGGCCGCGCCCAAGCAGCCGCGCCATTTCGAACCCGCCGATCGCAGCGCCAAGCCGACGCAGGGCTGGGACATGTTCGATCCCGAGATCGAACAGCCGATGGCGGCGCCGGCGCCGCAGCCCTTCGTCGATCCGATCGCGGTGGCGCACGACCAGGGCTATGCCGAGGGGCTGGCCGCGGCGCGCGCCGAGATCGAGGTGACCGCCGCGCGTGATCGTGCGCTGGTCGATGCGCTCGGCCGCGGGCTTGCCGATGCCGCGCATTTCGATCGCGAGCGCTTCGCGCAGCAATTGCGCCAGACGGTGCTGCATCTCGTCACCCGGCTGGTAGGCGAGATCGGAGTGTCGCCCGAACGGCTTGCGGGGCGGATCGACGCGGCGGTCGACCTGCTCGCCGATGCCGCCGAATCGTCGCTGGTGCGGATGCATCCCGACGATGTCCGGCTGGTCGAAGGCCGGTTGCCCGCGTCGGTGTTCGCGTGCGGCGATCCGGGGATCGCACGCGGCAGCTTCGTGATCGAATCGGCATCGACGATCGTCGAGGACGGCCCCGAACAATGGATCGAGCAGCTCACCGCCGCGATCGACCGCGTACCGCTGCCCGCGCAATGCTGA
- the fliG gene encoding flagellar motor switch protein FliG, with amino-acid sequence METAVRHYSGVERAAVLMMLVGEEEAAAILQKLDPEEVRQLGKAMFAVADVSEIEVEHVLDDFINHARERTAIGFDPRPRIEGMMNRALGQDKADSVLARITPPEAACAIDLLDWLDAGEIAALIETEHPQIAAVLIANLDPSVAAQVLELLPEAIQPQILHRVARLGPITPEAIETLKSALSSRIGQSSSSAGLQLGGTKDAAKILSSGRKTTETRVMPKIAKIDRETARAIEEAMFVFDNLLDLDDKNLGILIRNVDTDLLVRSLKGVDEPARNRFLGCMSARAADGIRDEMEARGPMRLSEVLDAQKAIIAIARQLGKDGTIMMGGGEDDYV; translated from the coding sequence ATCGAGACCGCGGTTCGCCACTATAGCGGCGTCGAGCGCGCCGCGGTGCTGATGATGCTGGTGGGCGAGGAGGAAGCCGCCGCGATCCTGCAGAAGCTCGATCCCGAGGAAGTTCGCCAGCTGGGCAAGGCGATGTTTGCGGTCGCCGATGTCAGCGAGATCGAAGTCGAGCATGTGCTCGACGATTTCATCAACCATGCGCGTGAGCGCACCGCGATCGGCTTCGACCCGCGGCCGCGGATCGAGGGCATGATGAATCGCGCGCTTGGGCAGGACAAGGCCGACAGCGTGCTGGCGCGGATCACCCCGCCCGAGGCGGCCTGCGCGATCGACCTGCTCGACTGGCTCGATGCCGGCGAGATCGCCGCGCTGATCGAAACCGAGCATCCGCAAATCGCCGCGGTGCTGATCGCCAATCTTGATCCCAGCGTCGCGGCACAGGTGCTCGAATTGCTGCCCGAGGCGATTCAGCCGCAGATCCTCCACCGCGTCGCGCGGCTGGGGCCGATCACCCCCGAGGCGATCGAAACGCTCAAATCGGCGCTGTCGTCGCGGATCGGGCAATCCTCCTCGAGCGCAGGCCTGCAACTGGGCGGCACCAAGGACGCCGCCAAGATCCTGTCGAGCGGGCGCAAGACCACCGAAACGCGCGTCATGCCCAAGATCGCCAAGATCGATCGCGAGACCGCGCGCGCGATCGAGGAGGCGATGTTCGTCTTCGACAATCTGCTCGACCTCGACGACAAGAATCTGGGAATCCTCATCCGCAACGTCGACACCGACCTGCTGGTGCGCTCGCTGAAAGGTGTCGACGAACCGGCGCGCAACCGCTTCCTCGGCTGCATGTCGGCGCGTGCCGCCGACGGCATCCGCGACGAGATGGAGGCGCGCGGACCGATGCGATTGTCCGAAGTGCTCGATGCGCAAAAGGCGATCATCGCGATCGCGCGCCAACTGGGCAAGGATGGCACGATCATGATGGGCGGGGGCGAGGACGATTATGTCTGA
- the fliF gene encoding flagellar basal-body MS-ring/collar protein FliF — protein sequence MENALTPLAPARLAAPLAQAKGFFAQPAVRKALPLVLMIGLIASAALAWLMLATPPQRVLFTQLADNDKSAVSDALAAASIPTRFDQSGALTVGEDDYHKARMLLAGQDLPKAAPGGYAILDELPMGVSRAVEGERLRQARESELARSIGEIDAVADARVHLAMPESSVFVRDNAQPSASVIVRLEPGRTLSDAQVRSIVNLVASSVGGMKPDSVTIVDQMGALLSRDDDERGTSVGDARIDYQRRVEDKFRLQLNKLLTPLVGAGNFSAEVQADVDLDEAQATRERYDKEGVIRAEQGNWVGPNGTPGAPGGIPGALSNTPPAAASLTNPNDPATQPGAAVTTAPAKASEEFARTYDLGKEVSVTRTAPGGIKRLSVAVLLRDPEGKARTPAEIRQITDLVRAAVGYNAQRADQVTVVSRAFSPAVTDAEQPAWYDAAWVPMVARNATALIIALLVLFVGVRPLVKSMGKKREEVTATDRAALPLPGADGEAAPEQPTERAPVSIDMLQNARGYDDRVGMVRGFTRDNPARAALAVRDMIKADAS from the coding sequence ATGGAAAACGCCCTCACCCCGCTCGCCCCCGCGCGGCTCGCCGCGCCGCTCGCCCAAGCCAAGGGCTTCTTCGCGCAACCCGCGGTCAGGAAAGCGCTGCCGCTGGTGCTGATGATCGGGTTGATCGCCTCGGCGGCGCTGGCCTGGCTGATGCTGGCGACGCCGCCGCAGCGGGTGCTGTTCACCCAGCTCGCCGACAACGATAAATCGGCGGTGAGCGACGCGCTCGCCGCGGCGAGCATCCCGACGCGCTTCGACCAGTCGGGCGCGCTGACGGTGGGCGAGGACGATTATCACAAGGCGCGGATGCTGCTGGCGGGGCAGGACCTGCCCAAGGCGGCGCCGGGCGGCTATGCGATCCTCGACGAACTGCCGATGGGGGTCAGCCGCGCGGTCGAGGGCGAACGGCTGCGCCAGGCGCGCGAGAGCGAGCTGGCGCGGTCGATCGGCGAGATCGACGCGGTGGCCGATGCGCGGGTCCATCTGGCGATGCCCGAATCCTCGGTGTTCGTGCGCGACAATGCGCAGCCTTCGGCTTCGGTGATCGTCCGGCTCGAACCCGGTCGCACGCTGTCGGACGCGCAGGTCCGCTCGATCGTCAACCTCGTCGCCTCGTCGGTGGGGGGCATGAAGCCCGACAGCGTGACGATCGTCGACCAGATGGGCGCATTGCTCAGCCGCGACGATGACGAGCGCGGCACCAGCGTCGGCGATGCGCGGATCGACTATCAGCGCCGCGTCGAAGACAAGTTCCGCCTCCAGCTCAACAAACTGCTGACGCCATTGGTGGGCGCGGGCAATTTCAGCGCGGAAGTTCAGGCCGATGTCGACCTCGACGAAGCGCAGGCAACGCGCGAACGCTATGACAAGGAAGGCGTGATCCGCGCCGAACAGGGCAATTGGGTCGGGCCGAACGGCACCCCCGGCGCCCCCGGCGGGATCCCCGGTGCCCTATCGAACACCCCGCCCGCTGCGGCGTCGCTGACCAACCCCAATGATCCCGCGACCCAGCCCGGCGCCGCGGTGACCACCGCGCCCGCCAAGGCGAGCGAGGAGTTCGCGCGCACCTATGACCTGGGCAAGGAAGTGTCGGTCACCCGCACCGCGCCCGGCGGGATCAAGCGGCTGTCGGTCGCGGTGCTGTTGCGCGATCCCGAGGGCAAGGCGCGCACCCCCGCCGAAATCCGCCAGATCACCGATCTGGTCCGCGCCGCGGTGGGCTATAATGCGCAGCGCGCGGATCAGGTGACGGTGGTGAGCCGCGCCTTCTCGCCTGCGGTCACCGATGCCGAGCAACCTGCATGGTACGACGCCGCCTGGGTGCCGATGGTGGCGCGCAACGCGACTGCGTTGATCATCGCGCTGCTGGTGCTGTTCGTCGGCGTCCGCCCGCTGGTCAAATCGATGGGCAAGAAGCGCGAGGAGGTTACCGCGACCGATCGCGCCGCGCTGCCGCTGCCCGGTGCCGACGGCGAGGCCGCGCCCGAGCAGCCGACCGAGCGCGCGCCGGTGAGCATCGACATGCTGCAGAATGCGCGCGGCTATGACGATCGCGTCGGCATGGTCCGCGGCTTCACCCGCGACAATCCGGCGCGCGCTGCATTGGCGGTACGCGACATGATCAAGGCCGACGCGTCGTGA
- the fliE gene encoding flagellar hook-basal body complex protein FliE, translated as MSVNGIGGGAIGVDRIMAMRAQILEKNQALSRANQEVAVPATEAPKGTSFTSTLEGMLGDVNKAQNQAGQLSAAYERGETIDIAKVMLARQQASVGFEATLQVRNKLLSAYKDIMSMPV; from the coding sequence ATGAGCGTCAACGGCATCGGGGGCGGCGCGATCGGCGTCGACCGGATCATGGCGATGCGCGCCCAGATCCTCGAAAAGAACCAGGCGCTGTCGCGCGCCAACCAGGAGGTCGCGGTCCCAGCGACCGAGGCGCCAAAAGGCACCAGCTTCACCTCGACGCTCGAGGGAATGCTGGGCGACGTCAACAAGGCGCAGAACCAGGCAGGACAATTGTCCGCCGCCTATGAGCGCGGCGAGACGATCGACATCGCCAAGGTGATGCTGGCCCGCCAGCAAGCCTCGGTCGGGTTCGAAGCGACGCTGCAGGTCCGCAACAAATTGCTGTCCGCCTACAAGGACATCATGAGCATGCCGGTGTAA
- a CDS encoding sigma-54 interaction domain-containing protein: MRLHYPLVSTLRAQGLAVSTTERERPLPGDYFLVVEGEALPVAARTLVLGSAPGSVTPFADGHAARIGFDADDAAIASGFASAMLRGGGMPVAADPESLALLTLAERVAKSDITVLINGPTGTGKEVLARTIHRASPRANGPFIAINCAALPETMLEAMLFGHQKGSFTGASSGGQGFFRAANGGTLLLDEVAEMPIGLQAKLLRALQEREVVPIGATQAEAIDVRVIACANRDLHAEVQAGRFRADLYYRLSVFPLTTRPLAERPDDVPALATAMIVRHAAGRATLPWLSRAALAMLEAHDWPGNVRELENVIQRALLLCHGDAIGPADIIFDRPAQPRASNDGPARLSNIVQMSEFQAIRDTLAACNGSRIETARRLGISERTLRYRLAKAREQGDDIGRAQDWKATA; encoded by the coding sequence ATGCGGCTGCACTATCCGCTCGTCTCGACGCTTCGAGCCCAAGGTCTGGCAGTCTCGACAACCGAACGCGAACGACCGCTGCCGGGCGACTATTTCCTGGTGGTCGAGGGGGAGGCCCTGCCCGTTGCGGCACGTACCTTGGTCCTTGGCAGCGCGCCTGGTTCGGTCACCCCCTTCGCCGATGGCCATGCCGCGCGCATCGGTTTCGATGCCGACGACGCCGCGATTGCTTCGGGCTTTGCCAGCGCGATGCTGCGCGGCGGCGGCATGCCCGTTGCCGCCGACCCCGAGAGCCTCGCGCTGCTGACGCTCGCCGAACGCGTCGCCAAATCGGACATCACCGTGCTGATCAACGGCCCGACCGGCACCGGCAAGGAAGTGCTGGCGCGCACGATCCACCGCGCTTCGCCGCGCGCCAACGGCCCGTTCATCGCGATCAACTGCGCGGCGTTGCCCGAGACGATGCTCGAGGCGATGCTGTTCGGTCACCAAAAGGGTTCGTTCACCGGCGCATCATCGGGCGGCCAGGGTTTCTTTCGCGCTGCCAATGGTGGCACGCTGCTGCTAGACGAAGTCGCCGAAATGCCGATCGGCTTGCAGGCCAAATTGCTGCGCGCGTTGCAGGAGCGCGAAGTCGTGCCGATCGGCGCGACCCAGGCCGAGGCGATCGACGTCCGCGTGATCGCCTGCGCGAACCGCGACCTGCATGCCGAGGTGCAGGCGGGCCGCTTCCGCGCCGATCTCTATTACCGGTTGAGCGTGTTCCCGCTCACCACCCGCCCGCTCGCCGAGCGGCCCGACGACGTGCCTGCGCTGGCTACCGCGATGATCGTTCGCCACGCCGCAGGCCGCGCTACCTTGCCCTGGCTGTCGCGCGCGGCGCTGGCGATGCTCGAAGCGCATGACTGGCCGGGCAATGTCCGCGAGCTCGAAAACGTCATCCAGCGCGCGTTGCTGCTGTGCCATGGCGACGCGATCGGCCCCGCCGACATCATCTTCGACCGGCCGGCGCAGCCGCGCGCGTCGAACGACGGCCCGGCGCGGCTGAGCAACATCGTCCAGATGAGTGAGTTCCAGGCGATCCGCGACACGCTGGCGGCGTGCAACGGCAGCCGGATCGAGACCGCGCGCCGGCTGGGGATTTCCGAACGCACGCTGCGCTATCGCCTCGCCAAGGCGCGCGAACAGGGTGACGATATCGGTCGCGCGCAGGATTGGAAGGCAACCGCATGA
- a CDS encoding flagellin yields MTVIGSNISALRSSNAASKATDMLSTAMERLSTGKRINSAKDDAAGLAIASSMTGQIRGMNQGIRNANDGISMAQTAEGALDEVGNMLQRMRELKVQSENGTYSADDIANITLEQDALAAQIDNVLTNTEFNGQKLFDASAGTAGVVSIQAGANVSDAIELNLGADLAADATIAAVVTGGASVAAATLENYDDAIATIANRRADLGATQNRLESAVNNLTSNATNLSDARSRIEDADFSAETTALAKAQILSQASTAMLAQANQSQQGVLSLLR; encoded by the coding sequence ATGACGGTTATCGGAAGCAATATCTCGGCGCTTCGTTCGTCGAACGCGGCAAGCAAGGCCACCGACATGCTGTCGACGGCGATGGAACGGCTGTCGACCGGCAAGCGCATCAATTCGGCCAAGGACGACGCCGCCGGCCTCGCCATCGCATCGTCGATGACCGGCCAGATCCGCGGCATGAACCAGGGCATCCGCAACGCCAATGACGGCATCTCGATGGCGCAGACCGCCGAAGGCGCGCTCGACGAAGTCGGCAACATGCTGCAGCGGATGCGCGAGCTGAAGGTCCAGTCGGAGAACGGCACCTATTCGGCCGACGACATCGCCAACATCACGCTCGAGCAGGACGCGCTCGCTGCGCAGATCGACAATGTGCTGACCAACACCGAGTTCAACGGCCAAAAGCTGTTCGACGCGAGCGCCGGCACCGCAGGCGTGGTTTCGATCCAGGCCGGCGCCAATGTTTCGGACGCGATCGAGCTGAACCTGGGTGCGGACCTTGCCGCCGACGCGACGATTGCCGCGGTCGTCACCGGCGGCGCTTCGGTCGCCGCCGCGACGCTCGAGAATTACGACGATGCGATCGCCACGATCGCCAACCGCCGTGCCGACCTCGGCGCCACGCAAAACCGCCTCGAATCGGCGGTCAACAACCTGACCAGCAACGCGACCAACCTGTCGGACGCACGCAGCCGCATCGAAGACGCCGATTTCTCGGCCGAAACCACCGCGCTCGCCAAGGCGCAGATCCTCAGCCAGGCATCGACCGCGATGCTGGCGCAGGCCAACCAGAGCCAGCAGGGCGTGCTCTCGCTGCTGCGCTAA
- a CDS encoding sigma-70 family RNA polymerase sigma factor, with protein MAARALVYTPTTTSRDIEALVREHLPLVRRLAWHIHGSMSALVEVEDLVQVGMVALVEAAGAFEDRGAVTFRQYAITRLRGSMIDELRRQATLTRGAMKRRRAYSETLAALTDERGKRPDDAAIAERLGVTVEKLRLDYSAAEPLRFDSIDDVYTDEGPWFMDDGPDAFEQLAEGDLRTALVTAIAALPVREAQVVQLYYVEELNLEEIGQVLGVGAARVCQIKASAHARLKKALASAV; from the coding sequence ATGGCCGCACGCGCGCTGGTCTACACGCCGACCACGACATCGCGCGATATCGAGGCGCTGGTGCGCGAGCATCTGCCGCTGGTGCGGCGGCTCGCCTGGCATATCCATGGCAGCATGTCGGCGCTGGTCGAGGTCGAGGATCTGGTACAGGTCGGCATGGTAGCGCTGGTCGAGGCGGCGGGTGCTTTCGAGGATCGCGGCGCGGTCACCTTCCGCCAATATGCGATCACGCGGCTTCGCGGCAGCATGATCGACGAGCTCCGCCGTCAGGCGACGCTGACGCGCGGCGCGATGAAGCGCCGGCGCGCGTACAGCGAAACGCTGGCGGCGCTGACCGACGAGAGGGGCAAGCGCCCCGACGACGCGGCGATCGCCGAACGGCTGGGGGTGACGGTAGAGAAACTGCGGCTCGATTATTCGGCCGCCGAGCCGCTGCGCTTCGATTCGATCGACGATGTGTACACCGACGAGGGGCCGTGGTTCATGGACGACGGCCCCGACGCGTTCGAGCAACTCGCCGAGGGCGATCTGCGTACCGCCTTGGTGACGGCTATCGCCGCGCTGCCGGTGCGCGAGGCGCAGGTGGTGCAGCTTTATTACGTCGAGGAATTGAACCTCGAGGAGATCGGCCAGGTGCTCGGCGTCGGCGCCGCGCGGGTGTGCCAGATCAAGGCGAGCGCGCATGCGCGGCTGAAGAAGGCGCTGGCGAGCGCGGTTTAG
- the flhA gene encoding flagellar biosynthesis protein FlhA, with amino-acid sequence MNPAMFSAANLGSLTRSTALPGAILLLVVLMVVPIPAFLLDVFFILNIMISLAVLMVALNAQKPLDFSAFPTVLLFATLFRLGLNVASTRVVLVHGHEGEAAAGHVIEAFGSFLIGGDYVVGLLVFSILLIINMIVVTKGAGRVSEVSARFTLDALPGKQMAIDADLNAGLITPDEARARRIEVSTEADFYGAMDGSSKFVKGDAVAGLLILAINIVGGLILGMVSHGMAVGEAAQTYILLAIGDALVAQVPALMLSIAAAAIVTRVKSSQDLSGQIGAQFASHRTWTPVAGILGLLAFLPGMPTLVILAAAGAAGYGSYRLRAIANRPPPAEPLPPPADLSRIGWDEVTENMQVMLDIGYGLVPLVDERKGSPLMSRITGVRRQLSKDLGFVVPQVRVRDDINLAPFTYRIVVGGVIVGEDSVSPDEMLALNTGQGFGRLTGKAAKDPTFGLDATWIAPGDADAATGAGYLVVDPGTVMATHLNHLLLQNATDLLGPDEVQALLDGLKDKAGALVAALCPAPLSLTTLTQILRGLLAENIPLKEFRRIAAAIAVAAQRTHDADELIEAIRPELGALIIQKLCGVREPLRVMTLEGHLEALLGQAVRSDPSRRHTIEPDLGRRIVDALQQAAQPLLNEAKPFALVVQPSIRIAIRKLVKTCLPDTPVMSFFEVPEDKSVEVVAVIGAPEALAA; translated from the coding sequence ATGAACCCCGCAATGTTCTCGGCGGCCAATCTCGGCTCGCTCACCCGCTCGACCGCGCTGCCCGGCGCGATCTTGCTGCTCGTCGTGCTGATGGTGGTGCCGATCCCCGCCTTCCTGCTCGACGTGTTCTTCATCCTCAACATCATGATCAGCCTCGCGGTGCTGATGGTCGCGCTCAACGCGCAAAAGCCGCTCGATTTCTCGGCCTTCCCGACAGTCCTGCTGTTCGCGACATTGTTCCGCCTCGGCCTCAACGTCGCCTCGACCCGCGTGGTGCTGGTGCATGGGCATGAGGGTGAGGCGGCGGCGGGGCATGTGATCGAGGCGTTCGGCAGCTTCCTGATCGGCGGCGATTATGTCGTCGGGCTGCTGGTGTTCTCGATCCTGCTGATCATCAACATGATCGTGGTGACCAAGGGCGCCGGCCGGGTGTCCGAAGTATCGGCGCGCTTCACGCTCGACGCCCTGCCCGGCAAGCAGATGGCGATCGACGCCGATCTGAACGCCGGGCTGATCACCCCCGACGAAGCCCGCGCGCGCCGGATCGAAGTGTCGACCGAGGCCGATTTCTACGGCGCGATGGATGGTTCGTCGAAATTCGTGAAGGGCGATGCGGTCGCGGGGCTGTTGATCCTGGCGATCAACATCGTCGGCGGGCTGATCCTGGGCATGGTCAGCCACGGCATGGCGGTGGGCGAAGCCGCGCAGACCTATATCCTGCTGGCGATCGGCGACGCGCTGGTGGCGCAGGTGCCCGCGCTGATGCTGTCGATCGCCGCCGCCGCGATCGTCACCCGCGTCAAATCGAGCCAGGATCTGTCGGGCCAGATCGGCGCGCAGTTCGCGTCGCATCGCACTTGGACCCCGGTCGCGGGCATCCTTGGGCTGCTGGCGTTCCTGCCGGGGATGCCGACCTTGGTGATACTCGCCGCCGCCGGCGCCGCGGGCTATGGTTCGTATCGCCTGCGCGCGATTGCCAACCGCCCGCCGCCCGCCGAACCGCTGCCGCCGCCTGCCGACCTGTCGCGGATCGGGTGGGACGAAGTGACCGAGAACATGCAGGTGATGCTCGACATCGGCTATGGCCTCGTGCCGCTGGTCGACGAGCGCAAGGGTTCGCCGCTGATGAGCCGGATCACCGGGGTGCGCCGCCAGCTTTCCAAGGATCTAGGCTTCGTCGTGCCGCAGGTGCGGGTGCGCGACGACATCAACCTGGCGCCCTTCACCTATCGGATCGTCGTCGGCGGCGTGATCGTCGGCGAGGACAGCGTTTCGCCCGACGAGATGCTGGCGCTCAACACCGGGCAGGGCTTCGGCCGGCTGACCGGCAAGGCGGCGAAGGATCCCACGTTCGGGCTCGACGCGACCTGGATCGCGCCGGGCGATGCCGATGCCGCGACTGGTGCCGGCTATCTGGTGGTCGATCCGGGCACGGTGATGGCGACGCACCTCAACCATCTGTTGTTGCAGAACGCGACCGACCTGCTGGGGCCGGACGAAGTCCAGGCGCTGCTCGACGGGCTCAAGGACAAGGCGGGCGCGCTGGTTGCCGCGCTGTGCCCGGCGCCGCTGTCGCTGACGACGCTGACGCAAATCCTGCGCGGGCTGCTGGCGGAAAATATCCCGCTCAAGGAATTCCGCCGCATCGCCGCCGCGATCGCGGTCGCGGCGCAGCGCACCCACGACGCCGACGAGCTGATCGAGGCGATCCGCCCCGAGCTGGGCGCGCTCATCATCCAGAAATTGTGCGGGGTTCGCGAACCGCTGCGCGTCATGACGCTGGAGGGTCATTTGGAAGCATTGCTTGGCCAAGCGGTCCGTTCGGACCCGTCGCGCCGCCACACGATCGAACCCGATCTCGGCCGCCGCATTGTCGACGCGCTCCAGCAAGCCGCGCAGCCGCTGCTGAACGAAGCAAAGCCCTTCGCTTTGGTCGTCCAGCCCTCGATCCGGATCGCGATCCGCAAGCTGGTGAAGACCTGCCTGCCCGACACCCCGGTGATGAGCTTCTTCGAAGTGCCCGAGGACAAATCGGTCGAGGTCGTGGCGGTGATCGGCGCGCCCGAGGCGCTGGCGGCATGA
- a CDS encoding lytic transglycosylase domain-containing protein: protein MRAPPAVPTVTAATGVQGAIAKASAKTGVDFSYLLGQAQIESGMRTNARARTSSATGLYQFIEQSWLGVVKRHGAEHGMGWAADSIQQTASGRYVVSDATTRSAILSLRTDANAASLMAAEHASDNKAEIESSLGREANGTDLYMAHFLGIGGAKKFLSAMQASPDRGAAAMFPAAARANRSIFYAADGSQRSLGDIYQRFAGKLDRGAQVAGATGTASGSFLTQAQVPAFAAPFPGVDVILGNEASGNEDRWLQTTMANLNVVRAADRTDGARVNALRPTPETARLAYLMLANLGA, encoded by the coding sequence ATGCGCGCACCACCTGCCGTTCCTACCGTTACCGCAGCAACCGGCGTGCAAGGCGCGATCGCCAAGGCGAGCGCGAAGACCGGCGTCGATTTTTCCTATCTGCTCGGCCAGGCGCAGATCGAAAGCGGGATGCGCACCAATGCGCGCGCGCGCACCTCGAGCGCCACCGGGCTCTACCAGTTCATCGAGCAGAGCTGGCTGGGCGTGGTGAAGCGCCACGGTGCCGAGCACGGCATGGGCTGGGCCGCCGACAGTATCCAGCAGACCGCCAGCGGCCGCTATGTCGTCAGCGACGCGACAACCCGAAGCGCGATCCTGTCGCTGCGCACCGACGCCAATGCGGCGTCGCTGATGGCGGCCGAGCACGCATCGGACAACAAGGCCGAGATCGAGTCCAGCCTGGGCCGCGAGGCCAATGGCACCGACCTGTATATGGCGCATTTCCTGGGGATCGGCGGCGCGAAGAAATTCCTGTCGGCGATGCAGGCGTCGCCCGACCGCGGCGCGGCGGCGATGTTCCCTGCAGCGGCGCGCGCCAACCGCTCGATCTTCTACGCCGCCGACGGCAGCCAGCGTTCGCTCGGCGACATCTACCAGCGCTTCGCCGGCAAGCTCGATCGCGGTGCGCAGGTCGCCGGCGCCACCGGCACCGCATCGGGCAGTTTCCTCACGCAAGCACAGGTGCCCGCCTTCGCGGCTCCCTTCCCCGGCGTCGACGTGATCCTGGGCAACGAGGCGAGCGGCAACGAGGATCGCTGGCTGCAGACGACGATGGCCAACCTGAACGTGGTACGCGCCGCCGACCGCACCGACGGCGCGCGCGTCAACGCGCTGCGGCCGACACCCGAAACCGCGCGGCTTGCGTATCTCATGCTCGCGAATCTGGGGGCCTGA
- a CDS encoding flagellar protein FlgN, translating into MTRHDALVQVIECLHAEIAALKASDAAALERATAEKLAAIEAVALAGDEEMTPDLRALAEEAHRLNEAARIYVNLMAANVRRRLQVLAGNGAAPYRAGAMVAYA; encoded by the coding sequence ATGACCCGGCATGACGCATTGGTGCAGGTGATCGAGTGCCTGCACGCCGAAATCGCCGCGCTCAAGGCGAGCGATGCCGCCGCGCTCGAACGTGCGACCGCCGAGAAACTCGCCGCGATCGAAGCGGTCGCACTCGCGGGCGACGAAGAAATGACGCCCGACCTGCGCGCGCTGGCCGAGGAAGCGCACCGGCTGAACGAGGCGGCGCGAATCTATGTGAACCTGATGGCGGCAAATGTTCGCCGCCGATTGCAGGTGCTTGCCGGCAATGGCGCCGCACCATATCGCGCGGGAGCGATGGTCGCGTACGCGTGA
- the flgM gene encoding flagellar biosynthesis anti-sigma factor FlgM, whose product MVDSIGAKPIATNGTQRIAAVGAATRAKEIQTGTDPHPADTKAATSLSQTIASLASEPPVDTDRVARIRRAIEDGSFPISPATIADRMLALKLNWKPNDPA is encoded by the coding sequence GTGGTGGATTCAATCGGCGCAAAGCCAATCGCAACGAACGGGACGCAGCGCATCGCTGCGGTCGGCGCCGCGACGCGCGCCAAGGAAATCCAGACCGGGACCGATCCCCACCCCGCCGATACCAAGGCCGCCACGTCGCTGTCGCAGACGATCGCTTCGCTGGCGAGCGAGCCGCCGGTCGATACCGACCGCGTCGCGCGCATCCGCCGCGCGATCGAAGATGGCAGCTTTCCGATTTCCCCCGCGACGATCGCCGATCGCATGCTGGCCCTGAAGCTGAACTGGAAGCCCAATGACCCGGCATGA